One stretch of Cyclopterus lumpus isolate fCycLum1 chromosome 10, fCycLum1.pri, whole genome shotgun sequence DNA includes these proteins:
- the LOC117737197 gene encoding uncharacterized protein LOC117737197 isoform X2, with translation MIGRLAALILLGTVYLIQTAEVPQQVSLTLVELGGNVTLWCPVFREGYFYWYKQTLGHMIQTVATVTFTGQKLSLQLNNTRFKVTGGKTQYSLTIRNITKEDEATYFCLIGTAYGQSFVNVTFLAVKDRKQQRSFYVKQSPLTESVQPGDSVTLQCSLVSRNKEDRVQCPGEHSVHWFRSGSGESHPGFIHTHSDAQEERSCDFSLSKTIHNSSDTGTYYCAVATCGEILFGEGTQVDTRSKLEPVVIGLGVLLACCVTAIVLLIFYVNRRRVCEHCKEASRAAGNPGKDKSTVAQSTDLDADRDAVNYAALNFAKRKVPRVKKRESPAECVYSAVRADYQTQRHL, from the exons ATGATTGGAAGACTGGCCGCTCTGATTCTTCTTGGTACAGTGT ATCTGATTCAAACTGCAGAGGTTCCTCAACAGGTCTCTTTGACTTTGGTTGAACTTGGTGGAAATGTTACGTTGTGGTGTCCAGTTTTCAGAGAAGGATACTTTTACTGGTACAAGCAGACTTTGGGACATATGATCCAAACAGTTGCTACAGTAACTTTCACTGGACAGAAACTTAGTCTGCAATTGAACAACACACGTTTCAAAGTCACAGGAGGGAAGACTCAGTATTCTCTTACCATCAGAAATATAACCAAAGAGGACGAAGCAACATATTTCTGTCTCATTGGAACAGCGTATGGACAAAGTTTTGTCAACGTCACCTTCTTGGCTGTTAaag ATCGTAAGCAGCAGAGATCTTTCTACGTGAAACAAAGTCCGCTCACTGAGTCGGTCCAGCCGGGCGACTCGGTGACTCTCCAGTGTTCACTTGTCTCCAGGAACAAAGAAGACAGAGTCCAGTGTCCAGGTGAACACAGTGTGCACTGGTTCAGATCTGGATCAGGAGAATCTCATCCAGGCTTCATTCACACTCACAGTGATGCTCAAGAAGAAAGAAGTTGTGACTTCAGTCTGTCCAAAACTATACACAACTCCTCTGATACTGGGACCTACTACTGTGCTGTGGCCACATGTGGAGAGATCCTGTTTGGTGAAGGAACCCAAGTGGACACAA GATCAAAACTGGAACCAGTTGTCATCGGGCTTGGAGTCCTGTTGGCCTGCTGTGTGACTGCGATTGTCCTCCTTATTTTCTACGTAAATCGAAGGAGAGTTTGTGAACATTGCAAAG AAGCTTCAAGGGCCGCCGGGAATCCTGGAAAAGACAAATCTACAGTGGCTCAATCAACTGACCtg GACGCTGACAGAGATGCAGTTAACTATGCAGCACTGAATTTCGCCAAAAGAAAAGTGCCAAGAGTGAAGAAAAGAGAGTctccagcagagtgtgtgtactCTGCTGTGCGAGCAGACTACCAGACACAGCGCCACCTGTAG
- the LOC117737203 gene encoding uncharacterized protein LOC117737203 isoform X2 — MIGRLAALILLGTVYLIQTAEVPQQVSLTLVELGGNVTLWCPVFREGYFYWYKQTLGHMIQTVATVTFTGQKLSLQLNNTRFKVTGGETQYSLTIRNITKEDEATYFCLIGTAYGQSFVNVTFLAVKDRKQQRSFYVKQSPLTESVQPGDSVTLQCSLVSRNKEDRVQCPGEHSVHWFRSGSGESHPGFIHTHSDAQEERSCDFSLSKTIHNSSDTGTYYCAVATCGEILFGEGTQVDTRR; from the exons ATGATTGGAAGACTGGCCGCTCTGATTCTTCTTGGTACAGTGT ATCTGATTCAAACTGCAGAGGTTCCTCAACAGGTCTCTTTGACTTTGGTTGAACTTGGTGGAAATGTTACGTTGTGGTGTCCAGTTTTCAGAGAAGGATACTTTTACTGGTACAAGCAGACTTTGGGACATATGATCCAAACAGTTGCTACAGTAACTTTCACTGGACAGAAACTTAGTCTGCAATTGAACAACACACGTTTCAAAGTCACAGGAGGGGAGACTCAGTATTCTCTTACCATCAGAAATATAACCAAAGAGGACGAAGCAACATATTTCTGTCTCATTGGAACAGCGTATGGACAAAGTTTTGTCAACGTCACCTTCTTGGCTGTTAaag ATCGTAAGCAGCAGAGATCTTTCTACGTGAAACAAAGTCCGCTCACTGAGTCGGTCCAGCCGGGCGACTCGGTGACTCTCCAGTGTTCACTTGTCTCCAGGAACAAAGAAGACAGAGTCCAGTGTCCAGGTGAACACAGTGTGCACTGGTTCAGATCTGGATCAGGAGAATCTCATCCAGGCTTCATTCACACTCACAGTGATGCTCAAGAAGAAAGAAGTTGTGACTTCAGTCTGTCCAAAACTATACACAACTCCTCTGATACTGGGACCTACTACTGTGCTGTGGCCACATGTGGAGAGATCCTGTTTGGTGAAGGAACCCAAGTGGACACAA GACGCTGA
- the LOC117737229 gene encoding uncharacterized protein LOC117737229 produces the protein MKIIFYLLLILRVGRCTDDQILETKTVGVGQNVTLTCARDTSLIRETWFWIRIVSGNLPEFLGGTYNFIYDDSDKTLRITTKQEPGTFLLHIHEAKLSDVGLYSCMKVNQLNLTFLKGTFLSIGEPDITFITQDFPSAPVRPGDSVTLQCSVLSHSERRTCPGEPSVFWFRVGSDESHPSLIYAQRSNSAGCEKSPEAHSPQKCVYSFSKDVTSSDVGTHYCAVATCGQILFGNGTKLDIKETGLGSLSDNIFLLLLCAVLAISVNVAAFLIYAIKKNKCDYCNNEAAVLLLESVAKRKLKRNEDAWMYSTVVFNVMKSAGGGTRDAKQRRERGSTPLSRLLGWISMLRGLFEVNR, from the exons ATGaagatcattttttatttgctgctgATTCTCAGAGTGGGGC GATGCACAGATGATCAGATCCTTGAAACAAAGACTGTTGGTGTTGGACAAAACGTGACTCTGACTTGTGCTCGCGACACATCTCTCATCCGAGAAACCTGGTTTTGGATCAGAATTGTTTCTGGAAACTTACCTGAATTCTTGGGAGGAAcatataattttatttatgaTGATAGTGATAAGACTCTTCGcattacaacaaaacaagaaccTGGAACATTTCTGCTGCATATTCATGAAGCAAAGCTAAGCGATGTCGGACTTTACTCCTGTATGAAAGTAAACCAacttaatttaacatttttaaaaggaacatttctgaGTATTGGAg AACCTGATATCACTTTCATCACTCAAGACTTCCCATCTGCTCCGGTCCGTCCAGGAGACTCAGTGACTCTGCAGTGTTCCGTCCTCTCACACTCTGAGAGGAGAACGTGTCCAGGAGAACCGAGTGTGTTCTGGTTCAGAGTCGGATCGGATGAATCTCATCCCAGTTTAATTTATGCCCAAAGAAGCAACAGTGCTGGATGTGAGAAGAGTCCTGAAGCTCACTCTCCACAGAAATGCGTCTACAGCTTCTCTAAGGACGTCACCTCCTCTGATGTCGGCACTCATTACTGCGCTGTGGCCACATGTGGACAGATATTATTTGGAAATGGAACAAAACTGGACATTAAGG aAACCGGCTTGGGGTCCTTAAGTGACAATATATTTCTGCTCCTGCTGTGTGCTGTCTTGGCTATAAGTGTGAACGTCGCAGCTTTCCTCATTTACGCCATCAAGAAAAACAAGTGTGATTATTGCAATAATGAAG CTGCTGTTTTGCTTCTAGAAAGTGTTGCAAAAAGGAAGTTAAAG AGAAATGAAGACGCGTGGATGTATTCTACTGTCGTCTTCAATGTGATGAAATCTGCCGGTGGTGGAACGAGGGACGCCAagcagcggagagagagaggatctaCGCCGCTGTCAAGGCTTTTGGGTTGGATTAGCATGTTGAGGGGACTGTTTGAGGTCAACAGGTGA
- the LOC117737198 gene encoding uncharacterized protein LOC117737198: MKIIFYLLLILRVGRCTDDQILETKTVGVGQNVTLTCARDTSLIRETWFWIRIVSGNSPESLGGTYNFNYDDSDKTLHITTKQEPGTFLLHIHEAKLSDVGLYSCIKVNQLNLTFLKGTFLSIGEPDITFITQDFPSAPVRPGDSVTLQCSALSHSERRTCLGEPSVFWFRAGSDESHPSLIYAQRSNSAGCEKSPEAHSPQKCVYSFSKDVTSSDVGTHYCAVATCGQILFGNGTKLDIEASDMWDLQKANAALILVLLALAISLIVIGFLIYTIKIKTCCNAAVALQINAATASGAPQGQRRNEDFLAYSAPTFTKRKSGRAEKKNVKPAEKETIYSDVRTLVTD; encoded by the exons ATGaagatcattttttatttgctgctgATTCTCAGAGTGGGGC GATGCACAGATGATCAGATCCTTGAAACAAAGACTGTTGGTGTTGGACAAAACGTGACTCTGACTTGTGCTCGCGACACATCTCTCATCCGAGAAACCTGGTTTTGGATCAGAATTGTTTCTGGAAACTCACCTGAATCCTTGGGAGGAACATATAATTTTAATTATGATGATAGTGATAAGACTCTTCAcattacaacaaaacaagaaccTGGAACATTTCTGCTGCATATTCATGAAGCAAAGCTAAGCGATGTCGGACTTTACTCCTGTATAAAAGTAAACCAacttaatttaacatttttaaaaggaacatttctgaGTATTGGAg AACCTGATATCACTTTCATCACTCAAGACTTCCCATCTGCTCCGGTCCGTCCAGGAGACTCAGTGACTCTGCAGTGTTCCGCCCTCTCACACTCTGAGAGGAGAACTTGTCTAGGAGAACCGAGTGTGTTCTGGTTCAGAGCCGGATCGGATGAATCTCATCCCAGTTTAATTTATGCCCAAAGAAGCAACAGTGCTGGATGTGAGAAGAGTCCTGAAGCTCACTCTCCACAGAAATGCGTCTACAGCTTCTCTAAGGACGTCACCTCCTCTGATGTCGGCACTCATTACTGCGCTGTGGCCACATGTGGACAGATATTATTTGGAAATGGAACAAAACTGGACATTGAAG CATCTGACATGTGGGATTTGCAGAAGGCCAACGCAGCTCTGATTCTGGTATTATTAGCTCTGGCTATAAGTCTGATTGTTATTGGCTTCCTGATTTATACCATCAAGATAAAAACGTGTTGCAACG cTGCCGTTGCTCTGCAAATAAATGCTGCAACAGCCAGCGGTGCCCCCCAAGGTCAGCGG AGAAATGAGGACTTTTTGGCATATTCTGCACCAACCTTCACCAAGAGGAAATCTGgcagagcagaaaaaaagaatgtaaaacCAGCGGAGAAAGAGACCATCTACTCTGATGTCAGGACTTTAGTGACAGATTAA
- the LOC117737197 gene encoding uncharacterized protein LOC117737197 isoform X1, with amino-acid sequence MIGRLAALILLGTVYLIQTAEVPQQVSLTLVELGGNVTLWCPVFREGYFYWYKQTLGHMIQTVATVTFTGQKLSLQLNNTRFKVTGGKTQYSLTIRNITKEDEATYFCLIGTAYGQSFVNVTFLAVKDRKQQRSFYVKQSPLTESVQPGDSVTLQCSLVSRNKEDRVQCPGEHSVHWFRSGSGESHPGFIHTHSDAQEERSCDFSLSKTIHNSSDTGTYYCAVATCGEILFGEGTQVDTRSKLEPVVIGLGVLLACCVTAIVLLIFYVNRRRVCEHCKAEASRAAGNPGKDKSTVAQSTDLDADRDAVNYAALNFAKRKVPRVKKRESPAECVYSAVRADYQTQRHL; translated from the exons ATGATTGGAAGACTGGCCGCTCTGATTCTTCTTGGTACAGTGT ATCTGATTCAAACTGCAGAGGTTCCTCAACAGGTCTCTTTGACTTTGGTTGAACTTGGTGGAAATGTTACGTTGTGGTGTCCAGTTTTCAGAGAAGGATACTTTTACTGGTACAAGCAGACTTTGGGACATATGATCCAAACAGTTGCTACAGTAACTTTCACTGGACAGAAACTTAGTCTGCAATTGAACAACACACGTTTCAAAGTCACAGGAGGGAAGACTCAGTATTCTCTTACCATCAGAAATATAACCAAAGAGGACGAAGCAACATATTTCTGTCTCATTGGAACAGCGTATGGACAAAGTTTTGTCAACGTCACCTTCTTGGCTGTTAaag ATCGTAAGCAGCAGAGATCTTTCTACGTGAAACAAAGTCCGCTCACTGAGTCGGTCCAGCCGGGCGACTCGGTGACTCTCCAGTGTTCACTTGTCTCCAGGAACAAAGAAGACAGAGTCCAGTGTCCAGGTGAACACAGTGTGCACTGGTTCAGATCTGGATCAGGAGAATCTCATCCAGGCTTCATTCACACTCACAGTGATGCTCAAGAAGAAAGAAGTTGTGACTTCAGTCTGTCCAAAACTATACACAACTCCTCTGATACTGGGACCTACTACTGTGCTGTGGCCACATGTGGAGAGATCCTGTTTGGTGAAGGAACCCAAGTGGACACAA GATCAAAACTGGAACCAGTTGTCATCGGGCTTGGAGTCCTGTTGGCCTGCTGTGTGACTGCGATTGTCCTCCTTATTTTCTACGTAAATCGAAGGAGAGTTTGTGAACATTGCAAAG CAGAAGCTTCAAGGGCCGCCGGGAATCCTGGAAAAGACAAATCTACAGTGGCTCAATCAACTGACCtg GACGCTGACAGAGATGCAGTTAACTATGCAGCACTGAATTTCGCCAAAAGAAAAGTGCCAAGAGTGAAGAAAAGAGAGTctccagcagagtgtgtgtactCTGCTGTGCGAGCAGACTACCAGACACAGCGCCACCTGTAG
- the LOC117737203 gene encoding uncharacterized protein LOC117737203 isoform X1, with amino-acid sequence MIGRLAALILLGTVYLIQTAEVPQQVSLTLVELGGNVTLWCPVFREGYFYWYKQTLGHMIQTVATVTFTGQKLSLQLNNTRFKVTGGETQYSLTIRNITKEDEATYFCLIGTAYGQSFVNVTFLAVKDRKQQRSFYVKQSPLTESVQPGDSVTLQCSLVSRNKEDRVQCPGEHSVHWFRSGSGESHPGFIHTHSDAQEERSCDFSLSKTIHNSSDTGTYYCAVATCGEILFGEGTQVDTRSKLEPVVIGLGVLLACCVTAIVLLIFLSGIVSHSSQIYKKIMF; translated from the exons ATGATTGGAAGACTGGCCGCTCTGATTCTTCTTGGTACAGTGT ATCTGATTCAAACTGCAGAGGTTCCTCAACAGGTCTCTTTGACTTTGGTTGAACTTGGTGGAAATGTTACGTTGTGGTGTCCAGTTTTCAGAGAAGGATACTTTTACTGGTACAAGCAGACTTTGGGACATATGATCCAAACAGTTGCTACAGTAACTTTCACTGGACAGAAACTTAGTCTGCAATTGAACAACACACGTTTCAAAGTCACAGGAGGGGAGACTCAGTATTCTCTTACCATCAGAAATATAACCAAAGAGGACGAAGCAACATATTTCTGTCTCATTGGAACAGCGTATGGACAAAGTTTTGTCAACGTCACCTTCTTGGCTGTTAaag ATCGTAAGCAGCAGAGATCTTTCTACGTGAAACAAAGTCCGCTCACTGAGTCGGTCCAGCCGGGCGACTCGGTGACTCTCCAGTGTTCACTTGTCTCCAGGAACAAAGAAGACAGAGTCCAGTGTCCAGGTGAACACAGTGTGCACTGGTTCAGATCTGGATCAGGAGAATCTCATCCAGGCTTCATTCACACTCACAGTGATGCTCAAGAAGAAAGAAGTTGTGACTTCAGTCTGTCCAAAACTATACACAACTCCTCTGATACTGGGACCTACTACTGTGCTGTGGCCACATGTGGAGAGATCCTGTTTGGTGAAGGAACCCAAGTGGACACAA GATCAAAACTGGAACCAGTTGTCATCGGGCTTGGAGTCCTGTTGGCCTGCTGTGTGACTGCGATTGTCCTCCTTATTTTTCTCTCTGGCATTGTTTCACATAGTTCccagatttataaaaaaataatgttttag
- the LOC117737228 gene encoding uncharacterized protein LOC117737228, giving the protein MKVNQLNLTFLKGTFLSIGEPDITFITQDFPSAPVRPGDSVTLQCSVLSHSERRTCRGEPSVFWFRVGSDESHPSLIYAQRSNSAGCEKSPEAHSPQKCVYSFSKDVTSSDVGTHYCAVATCGQILFGNGTKLDIKETGLGSLSDNIFLLLLCAVLAISVNVAAFLIYAIKKNKCDYCNNEAAVLLLESVAKRKLKRNEDAWMYSTVVFNVMKSAGGGTRDAKAAERERIYAAVKAFGLD; this is encoded by the exons ATGAAAGTAAACCAacttaatttaacatttttaaaaggaacatttctgaGTATTGGAg AACCTGATATCACTTTCATCACTCAAGACTTCCCATCTGCTCCGGTCCGTCCAGGAGACTCAGTGACTCTGCAGTGTTCCGTCCTCTCACACTCTGAGAGGAGAACGTGTCGAGGAGAACCGAGTGTGTTCTGGTTCAGAGTCGGATCGGATGAATCTCATCCCAGTTTAATTTATGCCCAAAGAAGCAACAGTGCTGGATGTGAGAAGAGTCCTGAAGCTCACTCTCCACAGAAATGCGTCTACAGCTTCTCTAAGGACGTCACCTCCTCTGATGTCGGCACTCATTACTGCGCTGTGGCCACATGTGGACAGATATTATTTGGAAATGGAACAAAACTGGACATTAAGG aAACCGGCTTGGGGTCCTTAAGTGACAATATATTTCTGCTCCTGCTGTGTGCTGTCTTGGCTATAAGTGTGAACGTCGCAGCTTTCCTCATTTACGCCATCAAGAAAAACAAGTGTGATTATTGCAATAATGAAG CTGCTGTTTTGCTTCTAGAAAGTGTTGCAAAAAGGAAGTTAAAG AGAAATGAAGACGCGTGGATGTATTCTACTGTCGTCTTCAATGTGATGAAATCTGCCGGTGGTGGAACGAGGGACGCCAAagcagcggagagagagaggatctaCGCCGCTGTCAAGGCTTTTGGGTTGGATTAG